Proteins co-encoded in one Juglans regia cultivar Chandler chromosome 16, Walnut 2.0, whole genome shotgun sequence genomic window:
- the LOC108991504 gene encoding uncharacterized protein LOC108991504, whose translation MVFENQFKSPTTILELAKSDLSLFRKVHCKVLGTIERIQTVTEVMKWKPPTWPFLKANFDAAFDKKEERMGMGVVIRDSKGDLQATLVASRDNISSAFLAESFALLRAMELCQDLGFNMVEFEGDAKAVVDAVKSNAEDNSWMGQVTEDTKQVLSLFPLWQLSFVFKCCNKAAHEAAKVAIRSRSERVLLEEGLPECMSVVLTNKPCTTV comes from the coding sequence ATGGTTTTTGAAAACCAGTTTAAAAGCCCCACCACGATCCTAGAACTAGCTAAGTCTGACTTGAGTCTCTTTAGAAAGGTGCACTGCAAGGTTCTAGGTACTATTGAGAGAATCCAGACAGTGACCGAGGTTATGAAATGGAAACCACCAACATGGCCTTTTCTCAAAGCTAACTTTGATGCAGCTTTTGATAAGAAAGAGGAAAGGATGGGCATGGGAGTTGTTATCAGAGATAGCAAAGGTGACCTGCAGGCTACTTTGGTGGCTTCAAGAGATAATATAAGTTCAGCTTTCCTGGCTGAAAGTTTTGCTCTCTTGAGAGCTATGGAACTATGTCAAGATCTAGGGTTCAATATGGTAGAATTCGAGGGGGATGCAAAAGCTGTAGTAGATGCTGTCAAGTCAAATGCAGAGGATAACTCTTGGATGGGGCAAGTTACTGAGGATACAAAACAGGTTTTAAGTTTGTTTCCGTTATGGcaactttcttttgttttcaaatgcTGTAATAAGGCAGCTCACGAAGCTGCAAAAGTAGCTATAAGATCTAGGAGTGAAAGAGTGTTGTTAGAGGAGGGCCTTCCTGAGTGTATGTCTGTTGTTTTGACAAATAAACCTTGTACTACtgtttaa